A genome region from Alistipes dispar includes the following:
- a CDS encoding BT_3987 domain-containing protein, whose translation MKAFSKITLLAAAAAFLASCEMEYYKEELYRKEIFIVSGENNILGQEFEYGEEGCEGKLAIYSSGTTSLDENVTVTFALDHEAIGEYNKRNFDTKFEDYALELPEEYYTIDPMSVEMKAGTNSELLPVTVRIDELLPDETYFIPLRIESVSSCMASTTKNYVLFEILRKNDYATTKSDTYYTMTGTTQSGWVIDNIFGSDSRRQAINSSKLVTPVGKHSIRILPGATAETEALDIRNNSIRITVDPETWVNVPIYVEGELTDETVPMQKVTIEPYLDSQDAISVSASPTDVSAYDPATGTFYLYYRYKYATESGNNWQEVRETMTRTEY comes from the coding sequence ATGAAAGCATTCAGCAAAATAACGCTCCTCGCCGCGGCGGCCGCCTTCCTGGCCTCGTGCGAAATGGAATACTACAAGGAGGAGCTCTACCGCAAGGAAATCTTCATCGTCAGCGGCGAGAACAACATCCTCGGCCAGGAGTTCGAATACGGCGAGGAGGGCTGCGAAGGCAAGCTGGCCATCTACTCCAGCGGCACGACGAGCCTCGACGAGAATGTCACCGTGACCTTCGCCCTCGACCACGAGGCCATCGGCGAGTACAACAAGCGCAACTTCGACACCAAGTTCGAGGACTATGCGCTGGAGCTCCCCGAGGAGTACTACACGATCGACCCCATGAGCGTCGAGATGAAGGCCGGGACCAACTCCGAGCTGCTGCCCGTCACCGTCCGGATCGACGAGCTGCTGCCCGACGAGACCTACTTCATCCCGCTGCGCATCGAGTCCGTCTCCTCCTGCATGGCCTCGACCACGAAGAACTACGTGCTCTTCGAGATCCTGCGCAAGAACGACTACGCCACCACCAAGAGCGACACCTATTACACCATGACGGGAACCACGCAGTCGGGCTGGGTCATCGACAACATCTTCGGCTCCGACTCCCGGCGTCAGGCGATCAACTCCTCGAAGCTGGTCACTCCCGTAGGCAAGCACTCGATCCGCATCCTCCCGGGCGCCACGGCGGAGACCGAGGCGCTCGACATCCGCAACAACAGCATCCGCATCACGGTCGATCCCGAGACGTGGGTGAACGTGCCGATCTACGTCGAGGGCGAACTCACGGACGAGACGGTGCCCATGCAGAAGGTCACGATAGAACCCTATCTCGACAGCCAGGACGCCATCTCCGTCAGCGCCTCGCCGACGGACGTGAGCGCCTACGACCCCGCGACGGGAACCTTCTACCTCTACTACCGCTACAAGTACGCCACCGAATCGGGCAACAACTGGCAGGAGGTGCGCGAAACGATGACCCGCACCGAATACTAA
- a CDS encoding RagB/SusD family nutrient uptake outer membrane protein produces MKKTFIISLALAGSLATSCDFLNVDDYFEDTFSEEKIFESQYNIERYFNGAVNELPKEGRMYYWCSEPGATGSDEAVSCGTFYNGILDVSFPGTELTTDKISYTSTGGWDWDFNVWPKCYKVIRKINTMLPHIDDVPDMNAFDKMEFRARCRFLRAYAYYRILQNQGPMILVGDQVYDTNATPDYYQRERSTYDECVDYICSELEAAAENLETEQPLDLFGTPTKGAALALVARLRLQAASPLFNGGTAAHRYFGDFKRKSDGVHYVSQTYDERKWAVAAAAAKRVMDLGIYRLHTVPADEYTVPLPANVPSAAFPQGAGGIDPFRSYSEMFTGETTNVTNPELIWGTTQNVTDQQDVVFPLKLGGNSSISIPQRIVDAYRMADGRDIHNASAEYPYEDRPYDQTCVTTADKQLSKNYRLPGGTYKAYDNREPRFYASIGFSGALWQMESTTSEEMRNQIVEYYNGANAGKNQAGVTNIYNLTGYTCRKYVHPRDARTGSNARTVTKTFPIIRYAEILLSYAEALNNLTTTHEVNGESYSRDESAMAEAFNQVRYRAGLPGAEAAELANPGTFNELIQRERMVEFLHENRRYYDICRWGIFEELEREPLTGLNVDAEKWEGFYSPTIISYRTIRERTFKSKYMFMPLHRDELRKVPSLDQNPGWEK; encoded by the coding sequence ATGAAAAAGACATTCATCATATCCCTCGCCCTGGCCGGCAGCCTCGCCACTTCGTGCGACTTCCTGAACGTGGACGACTACTTCGAGGACACCTTCTCCGAAGAGAAAATCTTCGAGAGCCAGTACAATATCGAGCGCTACTTCAACGGCGCGGTGAACGAGCTGCCCAAGGAGGGCCGCATGTACTACTGGTGCAGCGAGCCGGGAGCCACCGGTTCGGACGAGGCCGTCAGTTGCGGAACCTTCTACAACGGCATCCTCGACGTCTCGTTCCCCGGCACGGAGCTGACCACCGACAAAATCTCCTACACGTCCACGGGCGGCTGGGACTGGGATTTCAACGTATGGCCCAAATGCTACAAGGTGATCCGCAAGATCAACACCATGCTGCCCCACATCGACGACGTGCCCGACATGAACGCCTTCGACAAGATGGAGTTCCGCGCCCGCTGCCGCTTCCTGCGCGCCTACGCCTACTACCGGATTCTCCAGAACCAGGGTCCCATGATCCTGGTGGGCGACCAGGTCTACGACACCAACGCCACGCCCGACTACTACCAGCGCGAGCGCAGCACCTACGACGAGTGCGTGGACTACATCTGCTCGGAGCTGGAGGCCGCGGCCGAGAACCTCGAGACCGAACAGCCGCTCGACCTCTTCGGAACCCCGACCAAAGGCGCCGCGCTGGCGCTGGTGGCGCGCCTCCGGTTGCAGGCCGCCAGCCCGCTCTTCAACGGCGGGACGGCCGCGCACCGCTACTTCGGCGACTTCAAGCGCAAGTCCGACGGCGTGCACTACGTCTCGCAGACCTACGACGAGCGCAAGTGGGCCGTGGCCGCTGCCGCCGCCAAGCGCGTCATGGACCTGGGCATCTACCGCCTGCATACGGTTCCGGCCGACGAGTACACCGTGCCCCTGCCCGCGAACGTCCCCTCGGCCGCCTTCCCGCAGGGTGCGGGCGGCATCGACCCCTTCCGCTCCTACTCGGAAATGTTCACCGGCGAGACGACCAACGTGACCAACCCCGAGCTGATCTGGGGCACGACGCAGAACGTCACCGACCAGCAGGACGTGGTCTTTCCCCTGAAACTGGGCGGCAACAGTTCGATCAGCATTCCGCAGCGCATCGTCGATGCCTACCGCATGGCCGACGGCCGCGACATCCACAACGCGAGCGCGGAGTATCCCTACGAGGACCGTCCCTACGACCAGACCTGCGTCACCACGGCCGACAAGCAGCTCTCGAAGAACTACCGCCTGCCCGGCGGCACGTACAAGGCCTATGACAACCGCGAGCCGCGCTTCTATGCGAGCATCGGCTTCTCGGGCGCCCTCTGGCAGATGGAATCGACCACCTCGGAGGAGATGCGCAACCAGATCGTCGAGTACTACAACGGCGCCAACGCCGGCAAGAACCAGGCGGGCGTGACGAACATCTACAACCTGACGGGCTACACCTGCCGCAAGTACGTCCACCCGCGCGACGCCCGCACGGGCAGCAACGCCCGCACGGTGACGAAGACCTTCCCGATCATCCGCTACGCCGAAATCCTGCTCTCCTACGCCGAGGCGCTGAACAACCTGACGACGACCCACGAGGTCAATGGCGAGAGCTATTCGCGCGACGAGAGCGCCATGGCCGAAGCCTTCAACCAGGTGCGCTACCGCGCCGGACTGCCCGGAGCCGAGGCGGCCGAGCTGGCGAATCCCGGGACCTTCAACGAGCTGATCCAGCGCGAGCGCATGGTCGAGTTCCTCCACGAAAACCGCCGCTACTACGACATCTGCCGGTGGGGCATCTTCGAGGAGCTGGAGCGCGAACCGCTGACGGGCCTGAACGTCGATGCCGAAAAGTGGGAGGGATTCTACTCGCCGACCATCATCTCGTACCGCACCATCCGCGAACGCACGTTCAAGTCCAAGTACATGTTCATGCCGCTGCACCGCGACGAGCTGCGCAAAGTGCCGAGCCTGGACCAGAACCCGGGCTGGGAGAAATAG
- a CDS encoding SusC/RagA family TonB-linked outer membrane protein yields the protein MKRFLTICVLLFAFAVQAGAQNKQQPAITVNGQVVDSNDMPIVGATVYIKDEPGTGNITNSEGRFTLKAKLYNTLVVSFVGYETVEQILTSDDDVKITLKEGNELEEVVVVGMGTQRKVSVTGAVAVVDTKDLELPATNIVNTLGGRVPGVISVQSSGEPGRNISEFWVRGIGTFGANSGALVLIDGLEGNLSQIDPADVESFSVLKDAAATAVYGSRGANGVVLVTTKRGKEEQLKITFRSNYTISELRRLPKYVNAIQYAEMANEAAAADGLSPIYDNTQMDIIRYGLDPDLYPDIDWQDVILNPTSFQHTQYVSAQGGGSVARYFASLGMSQESSAYKTLDDSKYSKGVGYDTYNFRTNIDINLTKTTQVYLGATGFMSVSKRPSMGKPYSRAESIQTPLTNWLWDSQAKTTPLMYPLRYSSGELPASGSDSDIPPHVLLNYTGNTVENQSRTLFNIGVKQDLNMITEGLSVQATGSWDSQTLFGESRYSMPALYLARERNQNGELMLSQQVTEQSVQYNSEAWNWRKLYFDAKVNYDRAFGDHRVGGLLFYYLESTTESGADSSMNAIAKRYQSLSGRFTYGFRDTYFLDLNFGLNGSENFQSGKQYGFFPAVAVGWVPTQYEFMKRIKWIEFMKIRASYGLVGNDRISNLRFPYLTIIKETTDTTPWGGSGVLTEERVGADNLMWEKAKKLDIGLDLHLFGGQFTMTVDYFRDRREGIFQQRAQIPDYVGVITMPYGNVGGMTSWGGDGNFEYFQPIGKNAHFTLRGNFTLSKNKIDNWEEATQPYPYLSKTGFSNDVQRGFVALGLFKDQQDVDMSPEQFGTVRPGDIKYKDVNGDGVITDDDQVPLFAYSGVPQFMYGFGAEVRYKNWTLNVLFKGTGNNYFLYGGKDGSKFDGYIPFNQGYKGNVLTLAYDPANRWTSAEYSGNKATENPHARFPRLSYGNNANNTKPSTFWKGNARYLRLQELSLNYNLRTPGLRKALGLQSIDFQVMCENLAVWDGVDIFDPEQAMDTGHAYPIPRRFSLQIYLNF from the coding sequence ATGAAGCGATTTCTAACGATATGCGTCCTGCTGTTCGCCTTCGCGGTGCAGGCGGGCGCCCAGAACAAACAGCAGCCGGCGATCACGGTAAACGGTCAGGTCGTCGATTCGAACGACATGCCCATCGTCGGCGCCACGGTCTATATCAAGGACGAGCCCGGCACGGGCAACATCACCAATTCGGAGGGCCGTTTCACGCTCAAGGCCAAACTCTACAACACGCTGGTCGTATCGTTCGTGGGTTACGAGACCGTCGAACAGATACTCACCTCGGACGACGACGTGAAGATCACCCTCAAGGAGGGCAACGAACTCGAAGAGGTCGTCGTCGTGGGCATGGGCACGCAGCGCAAGGTCAGCGTGACGGGCGCCGTGGCCGTGGTGGACACCAAGGACCTCGAGCTGCCGGCGACGAACATCGTCAATACCCTCGGCGGCCGCGTCCCGGGCGTGATCTCCGTCCAGTCGAGCGGCGAGCCGGGCCGGAACATCTCCGAATTCTGGGTGCGCGGCATCGGCACGTTCGGCGCCAACAGCGGCGCACTCGTGCTCATCGACGGTCTGGAGGGCAACCTCAGCCAGATCGACCCGGCCGACGTGGAGAGCTTCTCGGTGCTCAAGGACGCCGCAGCGACGGCCGTCTATGGCAGCCGCGGCGCCAACGGCGTGGTGCTCGTGACCACCAAGCGGGGCAAGGAGGAACAACTCAAGATCACCTTCCGCTCGAACTACACCATCTCCGAGCTGCGCCGCCTGCCCAAGTACGTGAACGCCATACAGTATGCCGAAATGGCCAACGAGGCGGCCGCGGCCGACGGACTGAGCCCGATCTACGACAACACGCAGATGGACATCATCCGCTACGGACTGGACCCCGACCTCTATCCCGACATCGACTGGCAGGACGTGATCCTCAACCCCACGTCGTTCCAGCACACGCAGTACGTCAGCGCGCAGGGCGGCGGCAGCGTCGCACGCTACTTCGCCAGCCTGGGCATGTCGCAGGAGAGCTCGGCCTACAAGACCCTCGACGACAGCAAATACAGCAAGGGCGTCGGCTACGACACCTATAACTTCCGCACCAACATCGACATCAACCTCACGAAAACGACGCAGGTCTATCTGGGCGCCACGGGCTTCATGTCGGTGAGCAAGCGCCCGAGCATGGGCAAGCCGTACAGCCGCGCCGAGTCGATCCAGACGCCCCTGACCAACTGGCTCTGGGATTCGCAGGCCAAGACCACGCCGCTGATGTACCCGCTGCGCTATTCAAGCGGCGAGCTGCCCGCCTCGGGTTCGGACAGCGACATTCCGCCCCACGTGCTGCTCAACTACACGGGCAACACGGTGGAGAACCAGAGCCGCACGCTCTTCAACATCGGTGTCAAGCAGGATCTCAACATGATTACCGAGGGGCTGAGCGTACAGGCCACCGGCTCGTGGGATTCCCAGACGCTCTTCGGCGAAAGCCGCTACTCGATGCCGGCCCTCTACCTGGCCCGCGAGCGCAACCAGAACGGCGAGCTGATGCTCTCGCAGCAGGTCACCGAACAGTCGGTGCAGTACAACTCCGAGGCATGGAACTGGCGCAAGCTCTACTTCGACGCGAAGGTCAATTACGACCGTGCCTTCGGCGACCACCGCGTAGGCGGCCTGCTCTTCTACTATCTGGAAAGCACCACCGAATCGGGCGCCGACAGCTCGATGAATGCCATCGCCAAGCGCTACCAGAGCCTTTCGGGCCGCTTCACCTACGGCTTCAGGGACACCTACTTCCTCGACCTGAACTTCGGTCTGAACGGTTCGGAGAACTTCCAGAGCGGCAAGCAGTACGGCTTCTTCCCGGCCGTGGCCGTGGGATGGGTACCCACGCAGTACGAGTTCATGAAGCGGATCAAGTGGATCGAGTTCATGAAGATCCGCGCCTCGTACGGTCTGGTGGGCAACGACCGCATCAGCAACCTGCGCTTCCCCTACCTGACGATCATCAAGGAGACGACCGACACTACGCCGTGGGGCGGCTCGGGCGTACTGACCGAGGAGCGCGTGGGCGCCGACAACCTCATGTGGGAGAAGGCCAAGAAGCTCGACATCGGTCTGGACCTCCACCTTTTCGGCGGACAGTTCACCATGACCGTAGATTACTTCCGCGACCGCCGCGAAGGCATCTTCCAGCAGCGCGCGCAGATTCCCGACTACGTGGGCGTGATCACCATGCCCTACGGCAACGTCGGCGGCATGACCTCCTGGGGCGGCGACGGCAACTTCGAGTATTTCCAGCCCATCGGCAAGAACGCGCACTTCACCCTGCGAGGCAACTTCACCCTCTCGAAGAACAAGATCGACAACTGGGAGGAGGCCACGCAGCCCTATCCCTACCTGAGCAAGACCGGGTTCTCGAACGACGTGCAGCGGGGATTCGTCGCGCTGGGTCTGTTCAAGGACCAGCAGGACGTGGACATGTCGCCCGAGCAGTTCGGCACGGTGCGTCCCGGCGACATCAAGTACAAGGACGTGAACGGCGACGGCGTGATCACCGACGACGACCAGGTGCCCCTGTTCGCCTACTCCGGCGTCCCGCAGTTCATGTACGGCTTCGGCGCCGAGGTCCGCTACAAGAACTGGACGCTCAACGTGCTGTTCAAGGGCACGGGCAACAACTACTTCCTCTACGGCGGCAAGGACGGCTCGAAATTCGACGGCTACATCCCCTTCAACCAGGGTTACAAGGGCAACGTGCTGACGCTGGCCTACGATCCGGCCAACCGCTGGACCTCGGCCGAATACTCGGGCAACAAGGCCACGGAGAACCCCCACGCGCGCTTCCCGCGCCTCTCCTACGGCAACAACGCCAACAACACCAAACCCTCGACCTTCTGGAAGGGCAACGCCCGCTACCTGCGCCTGCAGGAGCTGAGCCTGAACTACAACCTGCGCACGCCGGGACTGCGCAAGGCGCTCGGCCTGCAGTCGATCGACTTCCAGGTCATGTGCGAGAACCTCGCCGTATGGGACGGAGTGGACATCTTCGATCCCGAGCAGGCCATGGACACGGGACACGCCTACCCCATCCCGCGCCGCTTCTCGCTGCAGATTTACCTGAACTTCTAA
- a CDS encoding IPT/TIG domain-containing protein — translation MKNFYRKCRLHVWLACLTAGLGLLSCSDDEGGGNSGYRPDQPIVLESFYPKTGSIATQVIIEGRNFGTDAKALNVYFNEKRAAVISSTGNRMLVLAPKLPGEECVISVSMGENEENKAQFDEIFEYIIQTNVSTVAGGEKGTDMPAGTSSLTGSYFAQKPESGIAVDENDNLYVRFKTDDDGGTHRVYMMSEEANSIKVLNDFSILVTGILLGTDLATGDVYWYHANIGNKEYGYFDPAADYANTKMGDIKWDHDLFYTDGNFAPVWNAIQTFTMSPADHKFYFYTNEGVVARWDPATGAGENLTPSERFIDSQGDIKGVVFDPRDPNIVYFSNKDHHCIYRHDIAAGTIEVWAGRKNTSGYLDGPLAEAQFNQPGQMAVDPEGEAIYVTDTENHCIRKITLSNGYVSTFAGTPKSSGYQNGPADMAKFNKPIGLAITSEGNLYVGDSENYAIRRIAIE, via the coding sequence ATGAAAAATTTCTACCGCAAATGCCGCCTGCACGTGTGGCTCGCCTGTCTGACGGCAGGTCTGGGGCTGCTGTCGTGCTCCGACGACGAGGGGGGGGGAAATTCGGGCTACCGGCCCGATCAGCCCATCGTACTCGAATCGTTCTACCCTAAAACCGGCTCGATAGCCACCCAGGTCATCATCGAGGGCCGGAACTTCGGCACCGACGCCAAAGCCCTCAACGTCTATTTCAACGAGAAACGGGCCGCCGTCATCTCCTCGACGGGAAACCGCATGCTCGTCCTCGCGCCCAAGCTCCCGGGCGAAGAGTGCGTCATCTCCGTCTCCATGGGCGAGAACGAGGAGAACAAGGCGCAGTTCGACGAAATCTTCGAATACATCATCCAGACCAACGTCTCGACCGTCGCAGGCGGCGAGAAAGGAACCGACATGCCGGCGGGAACCTCGTCGCTGACCGGATCGTACTTCGCGCAGAAACCCGAATCGGGCATCGCCGTAGATGAGAACGACAACCTCTACGTGCGTTTCAAGACCGACGACGACGGAGGCACGCACCGCGTCTATATGATGAGCGAGGAGGCCAACAGCATCAAGGTCCTCAACGACTTCAGCATCCTGGTGACGGGCATCCTGCTGGGAACCGACCTCGCCACGGGCGACGTTTACTGGTATCACGCCAACATCGGCAACAAGGAATACGGCTATTTCGACCCCGCGGCCGACTACGCCAACACGAAGATGGGCGACATCAAGTGGGACCACGACCTGTTCTACACGGACGGCAACTTCGCTCCCGTATGGAACGCCATCCAGACCTTCACGATGAGCCCCGCCGACCACAAGTTCTACTTCTACACCAACGAGGGCGTGGTGGCCCGCTGGGACCCCGCCACCGGAGCCGGCGAGAACCTCACGCCGTCCGAGCGGTTCATCGACTCGCAGGGCGACATCAAGGGCGTCGTCTTCGACCCGAGGGACCCCAACATCGTCTATTTCTCCAACAAGGACCACCACTGCATCTACCGGCACGACATCGCCGCCGGAACCATCGAGGTATGGGCCGGCCGGAAAAACACGTCGGGCTATCTGGACGGACCGCTCGCCGAGGCGCAGTTCAACCAGCCCGGACAGATGGCCGTCGATCCCGAAGGGGAGGCCATCTACGTGACCGACACGGAGAACCACTGCATCCGCAAGATCACCCTGTCGAACGGGTATGTCTCGACCTTCGCCGGAACCCCCAAATCGTCGGGCTACCAGAACGGTCCCGCCGACATGGCCAAATTCAACAAGCCGATCGGGCTGGCGATCACCTCCGAGGGCAACCTCTACGTCGGCGACAGCGAGAACTACGCCATCCGCCGCATCGCCATCGAATAA
- a CDS encoding alpha/beta hydrolase, whose protein sequence is MKRLLGCWVSALLLPLFCVAQPEECRTVRDVPYREAGDSLRDDPMCRLDLVCPAGAEGFPTVVWFHGGGLTGGRREIPEELLAGGFAVAGVEYRLSPQTPVAGCLEDAAAAVAWVVRHIASYGGDPELIFLAGHSAGGYLVSMLGLDKRWLAAQGLDPDRAVAAVIPYSGQAVTHFTRRAELGMPAGQPLVDDMAPLFHVRADAPPMLLLSGDRELEMLGRYEENAYFWRMLRIAGHPDVRLLEFDGYDHGNMPQAGHPAAVRYIRGRCDKIRNGR, encoded by the coding sequence ATGAAACGATTGCTGGGATGCTGGGTTTCGGCCCTGCTTTTGCCGCTCTTCTGCGTCGCGCAGCCGGAGGAGTGCCGCACGGTGCGCGACGTGCCTTACCGGGAGGCGGGGGATTCGCTCCGCGACGATCCGATGTGCCGGCTCGATCTGGTCTGCCCCGCCGGGGCGGAGGGTTTTCCGACGGTCGTCTGGTTTCACGGCGGCGGCCTGACGGGCGGCCGCCGCGAGATTCCCGAGGAGCTGCTCGCCGGAGGGTTCGCCGTCGCGGGGGTGGAGTACCGCCTCTCGCCGCAGACCCCGGTGGCCGGCTGTCTCGAAGACGCCGCGGCCGCCGTGGCATGGGTCGTGCGGCATATCGCCTCCTACGGCGGCGATCCGGAACTGATCTTTCTGGCGGGGCACTCCGCGGGCGGTTACCTCGTCTCGATGCTCGGGCTGGACAAGCGCTGGCTCGCGGCGCAGGGACTGGATCCCGACCGGGCCGTGGCAGCCGTGATTCCTTACAGCGGGCAGGCGGTCACGCACTTCACGCGCCGCGCCGAACTGGGGATGCCCGCCGGGCAGCCGCTCGTGGACGACATGGCCCCGCTTTTCCACGTACGGGCCGATGCCCCGCCGATGCTGCTCCTCTCGGGAGACAGGGAGCTGGAGATGCTGGGCCGCTACGAGGAGAACGCTTACTTTTGGCGGATGCTGCGCATCGCGGGCCATCCCGACGTCCGGCTGCTCGAATTCGACGGCTACGACCACGGCAACATGCCCCAGGCGGGCCATCCCGCCGCCGTGCGCTACATCCGCGGGCGGTGCGATAAAATACGGAACGGACGATGA
- a CDS encoding alpha/beta hydrolase: MMRPDVCAAGEEVFRREADAFLASLPAGWQERWRRAVRQAAAGDGRALAEVRRSRNGMPPLPEGVRAVRIAPRMMLYVPAAPSASVTSVVPVSSAAHAASASGPLPLLVYFHGGGWVLGGIGSCARFCAELAAAGHVLVLAADYRLAPEHPFPQGLDDCMRAVETALRRASEWGGSPERVSVGGDSSGGNLALAVALRRRAEGLPPLRSLVLFYPVVTARADGSASWKRYGQGAALDGTLMETFSLAYASGREELPLVSPAAASDAELAGLPPLLLVAAGRDILRDQGEAFAERLLRLGVAVRREELAGAVHLFVTVPGQERAFRRAVALAREFLAG, encoded by the coding sequence ATGATGCGGCCGGATGTTTGCGCAGCCGGCGAGGAGGTTTTCCGCCGCGAGGCCGATGCGTTCCTGGCCTCCCTGCCCGCCGGATGGCAGGAGCGCTGGCGCCGGGCCGTCCGGCAGGCGGCCGCGGGCGACGGAAGAGCCCTTGCGGAGGTGCGGCGTTCGCGGAACGGAATGCCGCCGCTGCCGGAAGGGGTCCGGGCGGTCCGGATCGCTCCCCGTATGATGCTTTACGTCCCCGCCGCGCCTTCTGCGTCCGTTACCTCCGTCGTTCCCGTCTCTTCCGCCGCGCATGCCGCTTCCGCTTCCGGGCCGCTGCCGCTGCTGGTCTATTTCCACGGCGGCGGCTGGGTGCTGGGCGGAATCGGCAGTTGCGCCCGTTTCTGCGCCGAACTGGCGGCTGCGGGGCATGTGCTGGTGCTGGCCGCGGATTACAGACTGGCGCCCGAACACCCTTTTCCGCAGGGGTTGGACGACTGCATGCGGGCCGTGGAGACGGCCCTGCGGCGTGCCTCCGAATGGGGCGGTTCGCCGGAGCGGGTCTCCGTCGGGGGCGACAGCTCGGGCGGAAACCTCGCGTTGGCCGTTGCGTTGCGCCGCCGTGCCGAGGGCCTGCCGCCGCTGCGGTCGCTGGTGCTGTTCTACCCCGTGGTGACGGCCCGGGCCGACGGATCGGCCTCGTGGAAGCGTTACGGGCAGGGCGCAGCGCTCGACGGGACGTTGATGGAGACCTTCTCCCTGGCCTATGCATCCGGCCGGGAGGAGCTTCCGCTCGTCTCGCCCGCCGCGGCCTCCGACGCCGAACTGGCCGGGCTGCCGCCGCTGCTGCTCGTGGCGGCCGGGCGGGATATTCTCCGCGACCAGGGGGAGGCCTTCGCGGAGCGGTTGCTGCGGCTGGGCGTGGCGGTTCGGCGCGAGGAGCTGGCCGGAGCGGTCCATCTCTTCGTCACCGTGCCGGGGCAGGAGCGCGCCTTCCGCCGCGCCGTCGCCCTCGCGCGGGAGTTTCTGGCGGGGTGA
- the rlmD gene encoding 23S rRNA (uracil(1939)-C(5))-methyltransferase RlmD, whose amino-acid sequence MARKKANYPLIEGLEITTLAAEGKAMGRWQDVVVFVPMTVPGDVVDVQIRSKRRRYMEGFVVRYVKRSPLREEPFCEHFGVCGGCKWQNLPYGEQLRFKTEQVRDQLTRIGRIALPEIAPCLGSARTQFYRNKLEFTFADRRWLTREEIGAGGEIGAAPAAGFHIPGMFDKVLDIRRCWLQPDPSNPIRLETKRFCMERGYTFHNARTHTGLMRNMIVRTASTGEVMVVVVFGADDRPRIGALMEHLAASFPQITSLFYVVNTKLNDSVGDLDPVLWCGKDHIVERMEGLQFKVGPKSFYQTNSEQAYELYKVARDFAALGPGDVLYDLYTGTGTIANFCAAHCRKVVGVEYVPEAIADARINSEVNGIANTVFYAGDMKAVLDDDFIAANGRPDVVILDPPRAGVDEPVIGVILHAAPQRIVYVSCNPATQARDLALMDGAYRVEAVQPVDMFPHTHHVENVVKLVRR is encoded by the coding sequence ATGGCAAGAAAGAAAGCGAATTATCCCCTGATCGAGGGGCTCGAGATAACGACGCTCGCCGCCGAAGGCAAGGCGATGGGGCGTTGGCAGGACGTGGTGGTCTTCGTGCCGATGACCGTGCCGGGCGACGTCGTGGACGTGCAGATCCGGTCGAAACGCCGCCGCTACATGGAAGGTTTCGTCGTGCGTTACGTGAAGCGGTCGCCGTTGCGCGAGGAGCCCTTCTGCGAGCATTTCGGCGTCTGCGGCGGCTGCAAGTGGCAGAACCTGCCCTACGGGGAGCAGTTGCGCTTCAAGACCGAACAGGTCCGCGACCAACTGACGCGCATCGGCAGGATCGCGCTGCCCGAAATCGCGCCGTGTCTGGGCTCGGCCCGCACGCAGTTCTACCGCAACAAGCTCGAATTCACCTTCGCCGACCGTCGCTGGCTCACGCGCGAGGAGATCGGGGCGGGCGGCGAGATCGGCGCCGCGCCCGCCGCGGGATTCCACATCCCGGGCATGTTCGACAAGGTGCTCGATATCCGTCGCTGCTGGTTGCAGCCCGATCCGTCGAATCCGATCCGGCTGGAAACCAAACGGTTCTGCATGGAGCGCGGCTATACGTTCCACAACGCCCGCACGCATACGGGCCTCATGCGCAACATGATCGTGCGCACGGCCTCGACGGGCGAGGTGATGGTCGTCGTGGTCTTCGGCGCCGACGACCGTCCGCGGATCGGGGCCCTCATGGAGCACCTCGCCGCTTCCTTCCCGCAGATCACCTCGCTCTTCTACGTGGTCAATACGAAGCTCAACGACTCGGTGGGCGACCTCGACCCGGTGCTCTGGTGCGGCAAGGATCATATCGTGGAACGGATGGAGGGGCTGCAATTCAAGGTGGGCCCCAAGTCCTTCTACCAAACCAATTCGGAGCAGGCCTACGAACTCTACAAGGTGGCGCGCGACTTCGCGGCGCTCGGGCCCGGCGACGTGCTCTACGACCTCTACACGGGTACGGGGACCATCGCGAACTTCTGCGCCGCGCACTGCCGCAAGGTCGTGGGCGTGGAGTACGTGCCCGAAGCGATCGCCGACGCGCGGATCAATTCCGAGGTGAACGGCATCGCCAATACGGTCTTCTACGCCGGGGACATGAAGGCGGTGCTCGACGACGATTTCATCGCGGCGAACGGCCGCCCCGACGTCGTCATCCTCGACCCGCCGCGGGCGGGCGTGGACGAACCGGTCATCGGGGTCATCCTGCACGCCGCGCCGCAGCGTATCGTCTATGTGAGCTGCAATCCCGCCACGCAGGCGCGCGACCTGGCGCTCATGGACGGCGCCTACCGCGTCGAGGCGGTGCAGCCGGTCGATATGTTCCCCCATACGCACCACGTGGAGAATGTCGTCAAACTCGTGCGGCGCTGA